The region AGCAACTCTAGACACCGCCATAGACAGTGCCTACAACCACTCTATGGGAATCAGGAAAGGGCAGATGCGCTAAACCCCACCAACACATTTTGAGCTATACGACGACACGCCGTAAAACAACACATTTTGAGCTATAGCCCGAACTACACCGCACCGCACAGCAGGAAATAGAGAAACCGCCCCGCTTCCAACTGTGTGGAAGGGGGCGGCCATGATGCGAAGGAGGTTTCTAGCCCTGACGAGCCTTGAAACGCGGATCCTTCTTGTTGATCACGAAGACCTTACCGTGGCGGCGAATAACCTGGGCGCCCGGCTTCTTCTTCAGCGACCGAAGCGACTTGCGGACCTTCATCGGGCGCTCCTTTCGTTATGCGCAATCTACATGCGGTTGAATAGTTCTCACATGGCAGGGAACATCCCCGGCCATGACACGAGGGAAAATGTTACCTTAACGGCTCGCCATTACCAAACTTAAGCCGTTTTAGAGTAACGGCGGCGCATTTCTGCGCTGACCTCCTCTAGGCTACGCCCCATAGTCTCAGGAACCAAAGCGCGGGTATAGGCAATGGCAACGATGCCGAGCACACCGAAGATCGCGAAAGCCACCGGGCCGCTGAGCCACTCCACCAGCGGCAAGAAGTACTGCGCGACTGCCCAGTTAGTCACCCACAACGACAGTCCGGCAATACCCATGCCCACACCGCGGACTGGCTGCGGGACGATTTCGGAAATCAGCAGCCACGTCGTTGGCGAGACCGCGGCCTGCTGGCAGGCAATAAAGGTAGCCATAAAGAACAGCGAGACCATCGCCATGGCAGTCGAGCCATCGGCAAAGGAATAGGTCACCGACAAGATAAACAGCGACACCACATTGCCGCACAGGCCAATGAGCAACAGGCGCTTGCGGCCAATCTTGTCCACGACCTTCAGGCCCACCCAGCAGGCAATGACAGACACGGTGCCAATCACGATGGAGGTGTAGACCGCATTCGTCGTCGAAATGCCCACCTGGCTCATCATGGTCGGCGCGAAGTACACAATCGCGTTCACACCGGTGATTTGCTGCGTGAGGCCCATAAGCATCGCCAACAAGACGGTCAGCTGCAGCCACCGGGTGGAACGCAGGCGCTTCCATTCCGAACTCGAGGCCTTCGGTTCGACCTCACCAGCCAGTTCATCCAGGTCCACGCCAACGCGACCGGCAATGGCATGCGCCTTCTCGACGCGTCCATGGGAGGCCAACCAAGCCGGGGTTTCTGGTACGAAGAGCATACCGACAGCCAGCATCGCACCCGGTACAGCAGCCAGGCCCAGCATGAGCTCCCAGCTCTCCGTCGGGGCAAGAGCGGAATTGACCAAGTAGGCCAACAGCTGGCCCACCACAATCGCCAGCGTATTCAGCGAGACCAAACGACCACGCACGTTGGCCGGGACCATCTCGGCGATATACATCGGCGAGACAATCGAGACACCACCGACAGCCAAGCCGAGGAAGGTACGCGCCGCACCCAAGCTCACCACGGAGGTGGCCAGTGCACACCAGATAGAACCCAGCACAAAGATGACGCCGCCGGCGATCAACGTGCGGCGTCGGCCTAGACCTTCAGCAATTCGACCCGCACACAGCGCACCAATGGCGGCACCCACCAGCAGCATGGAGGTCACCCAACCTTCTTGGTGGGCGGTCATATCGAATTCTGGGCCAATAAAGAGCAAAGCACCGGACATCACGCCGGTGTCATAGCCAAAAAGAAGGCCGCCCAGCGCCGCGGTTGCGGCAACGACCTTCACATAAGTTTGATTATTCACAACGCTTCATTCTGGCAGGTGACTACTATGTAGTCATGTCGAACAACGCGCCAAACCTCCAGCAAGAGATCATAAAAACCCTGGGTACCAAGCCCTTAATCGATTCAGCAACAGAAGTAGCCTCCCGCGTCGATTACCTCGTCGACACCTTAAAATCCACCGGTGCGAAAGGCTTCGTCTTAGGTATTTCCGGTGGTCAGGACTCGACTTTGGCCGGTAAGTTAGCCCAACTGGCTGTCGATGAAGTCCCCGGCGCGCAGTTCTATGCCATTCGCCTGCCCCACGGCGTCCAGGCCGATGAGGACGATGCACAGACTGCATTAAATTTCATTGAACCGGACCACCGACTCACCATCGATATCCAGCCCGGTACCGCTGCCATGAACGACCAGGTTGCCAAGGCCCTCAATCAGGAGGGCTTAAACGATTTCAACCGCGGCAACCTCAAGGCACGTTTGCGCATGTCCGCCCAATACGCCGTGGCCGGTGAAGTTGGCGCGCTCGTACTCGGCACCGACCACGCCGCGGAAAACGTCACCGGCTTTTTCACCAAGTGGGGTGACGGCGCCGCTGACCTGCTTCCACTAAATAGCCTGAACAAGCGCCAGGGCGCACAGCTACTGCAATACCTCGGCGCCCCGGAATCCACCTGGAAGAAGGTGCCTACTGCAGACTTAGAAGACGACCAGCCGCAGCTTCCCGATGAGCAAGCACTCGGCGTGACCTACCAGCACATCGACGACTACCTGGAGGGCCGCGAAGTACCTGACGATGCCCGCGCCCGCATCGAAGAACTCTGGCAACGCGGCGCCCACAAGCGCGCGATGCCTTCTGGTCCCCTACCCCAGTAAGTCGATGGTGGCTTTCGCTGCCTGCGCTAAGGAGCGATGATACGCACTGCCGTGGGTTAGCGAATGCACCGCCAGTGGGTGCAGCTGGTGCAGTGGAATCCAGTCATCGATATCTGCTGGCGCACCGTAGCCTTCGAAGATCTCATCCAGATACGGCGCACCGAATAGCGCCAGCATGCCTAAGTCGGTATGTGGGTGCCCGCCGTGGGCGGCCGGGTCAATCATGACACCGCCATGCTCACCGAAGAGCAGATTGCCCGCCCACAAATCACCATGGATACGCGCGGGCTTTACATCCCACGACTGCGCCTTAATCAGCTCGCAGGCCTTTTCCACCAACTCCAGCTGCTCCGGCGTCATTCGTGCCTTGC is a window of Corynebacterium camporealensis DNA encoding:
- the ykgO gene encoding type B 50S ribosomal protein L36, whose translation is MKVRKSLRSLKKKPGAQVIRRHGKVFVINKKDPRFKARQG
- a CDS encoding sugar porter family MFS transporter is translated as MNNQTYVKVVAATAALGGLLFGYDTGVMSGALLFIGPEFDMTAHQEGWVTSMLLVGAAIGALCAGRIAEGLGRRRTLIAGGVIFVLGSIWCALATSVVSLGAARTFLGLAVGGVSIVSPMYIAEMVPANVRGRLVSLNTLAIVVGQLLAYLVNSALAPTESWELMLGLAAVPGAMLAVGMLFVPETPAWLASHGRVEKAHAIAGRVGVDLDELAGEVEPKASSSEWKRLRSTRWLQLTVLLAMLMGLTQQITGVNAIVYFAPTMMSQVGISTTNAVYTSIVIGTVSVIACWVGLKVVDKIGRKRLLLIGLCGNVVSLFILSVTYSFADGSTAMAMVSLFFMATFIACQQAAVSPTTWLLISEIVPQPVRGVGMGIAGLSLWVTNWAVAQYFLPLVEWLSGPVAFAIFGVLGIVAIAYTRALVPETMGRSLEEVSAEMRRRYSKTA
- the nadE gene encoding ammonia-dependent NAD(+) synthetase, with product MSNNAPNLQQEIIKTLGTKPLIDSATEVASRVDYLVDTLKSTGAKGFVLGISGGQDSTLAGKLAQLAVDEVPGAQFYAIRLPHGVQADEDDAQTALNFIEPDHRLTIDIQPGTAAMNDQVAKALNQEGLNDFNRGNLKARLRMSAQYAVAGEVGALVLGTDHAAENVTGFFTKWGDGAADLLPLNSLNKRQGAQLLQYLGAPESTWKKVPTADLEDDQPQLPDEQALGVTYQHIDDYLEGREVPDDARARIEELWQRGAHKRAMPSGPLPQ
- a CDS encoding fructosamine kinase family protein, translating into MDIFRKTTSRPDQAGAEAAGLEWLGEATHAVVQVLELEDYQIGTEKVREVAPTADAAREFGAELARMHAAGAPAFGAPPEGWEGKNFIGRVEQACEPTDDWGEFYAEQRVLPFARKARMTPEQLELVEKACELIKAQSWDVKPARIHGDLWAGNLLFGEHGGVMIDPAAHGGHPHTDLGMLALFGAPYLDEIFEGYGAPADIDDWIPLHQLHPLAVHSLTHGSAYHRSLAQAAKATIDLLG